From a single Ornithodoros turicata isolate Travis chromosome 8, ASM3712646v1, whole genome shotgun sequence genomic region:
- the LOC135367293 gene encoding 5-hydroxytryptamine receptor 2B-like, translating to MQSCNKSIVVPSAIIQGADPQYIYSAAGALQEEDSMNVSEGNGTENVTLIWHENLVVVITVSILLSLVIVATVIGNIFVMAAILMERNLRTVSNYLVLSLAVADLMVACLVMPLGAVYEVTQEWVLAPELCDVWTCCDVLCCTASILHLLAIAVDRYWAVTCVDYVRRRDVRKVGIMILLVWSVAFVVSIAPIFGWKDDDFHRRVLNDKTCLVSQDVAYQIFATCSSFYVPLIMILLLYWRIFKVARQRIRHKPGAKAVLVVQKDPSTSSALPSTENTPQHGPTAQLRPTSPAPSSSNGMKAVQGGIGRLLVLTKRERRNVEESIESRRERKAAKTVAIITGVFVICWLPFFVMVILMTLFTSCQPSKLLFSFFLWLGYANSMINPIIYTIFSPDFRSAFGRILCGHKPVYR from the coding sequence ATGCAGTCTTGCAATAAGAGCATTGTTGTTCCATCGGCCATCATACAAGGAGCTGATCCCCAATACATCTACAGTGCTGCCGGAGCTCTGCAGGAAGAAGACAGCATGAACGTGTCCGAAGGTAACGGAACAGAGAACGTGACGCTTATATGGCACGAGAACCTCGTTGTTGTCATTACGGTGTCCATCTTGCTAAGCTTAGTCATCGTCGCGACAGTCATCGGAAACATTTTCGTAATGGCTGCGATCTTAATGGAACGCAACCTACGTACCGTCAGCAACTACCTGGTGCTCTCTCTCGCTGTTGCTGACCTCATGGTTGCCTGCCTCGTGATGCCGCTAGGTGCCGTGTACGAAGTTACTCAAGAGTGGGTGCTTGCGCCGGAGCTATGTGACGTGTGGACGTGTTGCGACGTACTCTGTTGTACGGCCTCCATTCTCCACCTTCTAGCCATCGCCGTCGACCGTTACTGGGCCGTGACTTGTGTCGACTACGTGCGTCGCCGGGACGTGCGTAAGGTCGGCATCATGATCCTACTCGTATGGTCCGTCGCGTTCGTTGTATCCATCGCCCCGATCTTTGGATGGAAAGATGATGATTTCCATCGACGCGTCCTCAACGACAAGACGTGTCTTGTTAGCCAGGACGTTGCGTATCAGATTTTCGCGACGTGCTCCAGCTTTTACGTACCGCTCATTATGATCCTTCTGCTTTATTGGAGGATCTTCAAAGTAGCCCGCCAACGAATCAGGCACAAGCCTGGCGCGAAAGCTGTGCTTGTAGTGCAGAAGGACCCGTCCACATCGTCCGCGTTGCCATCGACCGAGAACACGCCGCAGCACGGCCCAACCGCTCAACTACGGCCCACCAGTCCTGCGCCGTCGTCAAGTAACGGCATGAAGGCAGTGCAGGGAGGGATAGGTCGACTTCTAGTGCTCACCaaaagggagaggaggaatgtCGAGGAATCTATCGAATCACGCCGCGAACGAAAGGCTGCAAAGACAGTCGCCATCATAACGGGTGTGTTTGTTATTTGTTGGTTGCCGTTTTTCGTTATGGTAATCCTAATGACACTCTTCACGTCCTGTCAACCCAGCAAATTGTTGTTCAGCTTCTTTCTGTGGCTGGGTTACGCGAACTCTATGATTAACCCCATCATATACACGATATTTAGCCCGGACTTCCGCAGCGCGTTCGGCCGGATTTTGTGCGGTCACAAGCCCGTCTATAGGTGA